The Neoarius graeffei isolate fNeoGra1 chromosome 10, fNeoGra1.pri, whole genome shotgun sequence genome has a segment encoding these proteins:
- the tasor2 gene encoding uncharacterized protein tasor2 isoform X5: MENDTTISKEGLLEPVLPGSVTFESSILAPLRNNYLYEKSKESFTYNSAQLIHNVALQKRYAVFRAEKLQNGYSEEELEESFGFLLLDDKSRANKLADTGLIVGQGMCTTLGDDSKGVYISKYSDCLDLKLWYDGKTGYIVLLKLTKGRVKEVTENYTQNFTPPTAGYDCHVSEQLRAVCATTSSFLAFERTQYYMYELLDGGEKVEPCPRHVCPFAIVAFSYGKTASSLELKEKSQEKSAFHYQPWRGHLKIESILYNIGLKSIHGAMFPANLPKTVKVDHAIGVSELRKTLPQEVFETSPLGGVSLDGKWFSMYNVISFEARNDLTFLTQELKEKDMALVIRLEDGGFLVLLHSSNFLSYEGAGTDKAFALQGMFVYSESRTVPRETKSGYRKATVSSEVLQVLPALNYAELEMEKCPPKQNEEPLGVMEKHLQNFAALIFPGLTSSPSREASMFPDQYDVPDGFPLVAPKWTEQTGDRLKTYLESPSSFQIPVARALELLAAGKQQRSDDQDDDDVYYYISSPEAPQTPADIVLERDLPNETDHSTCRNVSDEAKETAEQQAETEKTVAAELPHGASMEEVSTPGAAVIATPDDNLGERTDPSPTSGDLPTEHYAQIVHAVNTAQDSEKTSECASVEDTCGGEEFSGAILKETVQTTSVALSSTEIGDDSSTLTSNAEMEVDQSKKVDSLSDVLPKVGGQIPVADKVLQEADLPTSISPPTTSINRTEALIKDCTEVQPEATTSVPSEAKSVPNRRGKRRRRKSLKRKTHRVSQITTSLPNTTLPVCPSTEATPEESTNSDATQSSPSTLKKDWRSLPRRKRNWNADTNMKRTLRSDLKNTEAPYDQNGETEKNTTITEPTIAGNVMPSTPKRKMEGINMRERYGLKTIITDCGFVFVPHGSEVAPGDIKSNENKQAQESSSVTPNSPSGEKPTTTPTHDNPQPSEMENRGYNNFDNFPPNETVKQANQRLVSEPVESRVEGKRISSDGQSNKEEAAVGVPAPSDALNLLADLALRVNRDKMLPNLGEKHLGTKTTSSHLRVLHLLRDRNPKLKLPPKSPCPEGLVVTGDLIFEISKEHSYSQPTSLPSGLTGICPQVQPPVECVASRLSMKSDLLLKFPDLTSYPGYRNKGSKNGWKFLPTLSPSAPAAVKAKVWSSLFLRCRSFTEKEGSIQVTRHWKENYDFKFDSKFTNDKLDKCVTRALHGKWDFSIEDSYEQVHLIFHMWIGLFYSKPTSRFFHFHNGCPTVERKNPEKVLQCAINKSTPPSDADLTSKEDKPASLNPVSDALDLSVKVSGAVDHCTTEKDPTPSSGVGSGLDHVSKNKEAAIKPSLDYSPSVQSGGVLTDYRSPVEPLDENSAPDSNDCSETEDDTTDATESSCTQLLEHNSAYSQLCDQASNMRLNEHKLFSVQKNELVSKDPSSSKTTNQTSANTNCTETKNVYVFHQIGGPLRPPTLSKVHDSFHGRKIIKSLAFKDKHKDEASVSVHSESVSKDEQCKAGGNEEKPESASVCAHSGNKNECALKNKTGSCSVISVPANDENDAKIEDKSVLLGKDETPVVIHDVSNSPKEKCVSGESSNKVKCNDMVDTRTDVLDVSNKTKQEVKSVIDDTPSHDANETILVEMHVNDKAAEKVGPVPDVRDEIPSDIPDVDHKTKEEVKSVSHAWSDAPGEVLVDDKTKDKVPPVSVEDDPSTDVPEGIKSKEVVKPVSDNTSSDDVRNDTCVNDETNEVPAVTDSKDITSVYDGENTPHGVCDDEDGGGNASDEVSSPNIRDVSGAVLAEAKDKLGVIDDIPVDVQDVHNTNKEARPELDVGADMPADVQDVNNTNKEAKSALDVRDDTPANIQDVNDRAKDEAKCQPDVTDCSSADRQRDVDATEDMAVHEKVYAVEEHVSGKDESNTREITNESERKVAAELTHDADMELDSEEQNTIYDMDISDGEDSENENQEKAPEVNVSGGEILPKALEEGPVKLHEGEMETVASNYSSTEHVSSTSPMSKEDRSSPAVGGTCIPTQNDSESSMLHDPIVVQHETPEVNQYKPRNVPESYEIKDSNIQGTTKEADDLAILNANNVGSGKDTRMLEEDTDQIPLVSTICEGSAAKRFEMHYHFDSMDASPPALQIDSEAEMNSRCCTPTLDEPPYSQGTDELSNLQEVNLEDISETESYCINKGSTSKWLVLDGSEDSHSGVEKSPAHNEQIFPQEPCWSHNKYDDPVKESDESKAFLIDEHVPEENLDYSDYDTIPKPRTTKEMKPQQEQFGNFLEQYEDEQYEELPSSWTHTAEENDLDEWYAHDEDTHYTNRVPVHREVAYRPRQIKTGSNSVVPGWVQRTHYSASSPDVDEPNEKVPSFRHRGGVSESNEESESHGSEPVHYGKKKRKSKFCQNERDEDDDFNVTVDYSIQKTFSCRSDRSSVSRTQTSSPDQHKGDSKQPFDWRIYFRRGGIFESNERNDGPVHDPPSSIVTVFDKKGNRVIFESPSSQKRLSGIHGTSQSVEEQRSTSDTKSLLELEYLIFSERMTSLLKNCKTTSRVKPHHRPNISPVENPMTIQFSRLDEQNSLPALDQPWPTLSKFKINVDMSERKASKKTAKHTKPLHLQSLFCERGTEATCSKLSDITKECSKSYHTMMNDICIGKTIPHQNDELKRKWDAEHATTSKQSGFCGRIKKDMFDHLHDNLNSVVRQACKNKYKFYILVTSADPFFEETKDLLEAEGHTAVEPYQFDFDAHGKTPLLIILRNEDVAEHIFQVPFLLELKKSSRVLFAGIDQPDDVVNLTHQELFAKGGFVVFDETALDTLNLENMKKIVGIMEELDKKGKWKWFLHYRDSRKLRESARCSPEAQRRKQFVDCCQEAGIVEVLPYHECDVISRGRPDYLRCLVCLQIQNISARFPVFITDTPDDTFEKNGILTMNIYTFSRILSNDTCSVS; the protein is encoded by the exons GTGTGTATATCTCAAAGTACTCTGACTGCCTTGACCTAAAGCTCTGGTATGATGGCAAGACCGGCTACATTGTTCTGTTAAAGTTGACAAAG GGTCGTGTGAAGGAGGTGACGGAAAACTACACGCAAAACTTCACACCTCCAACTGCTGGGTATGACTGCCATGTATCTGAGCAGCTCAGAGCAGTGTGTGCAACCACCAGCTCCTTTCTAGCATTTGAAAGGACTCAG TATTATATGTATGAGCTGCTGGATGGAGGGGAAAAGGTTGAGCCATGCCCAAGGCATGTGTGCCCATTCGCCATTGTGGCTTTCTCCTATGGAAAAACTGCTAGCTCTTTGGAGTTGAAAGAGAAAAG TCAAGAAAAATCAG CATTTCATTACCAACCCTGGAGAGGCCATTTAAAGATTGAGTCAATTTTGTACAACATTGGGTTGAAGTCCATCCACGGAGCCATGTTTCCTGCAAATCT tcCAAAAACAGTTAAAGTTGACCATGCCATTGGAGTCTCTGAACTGAGAAAAACTTTGCCCCAAGAGGTTTTTGAAACGTCTCCTCTTGGTGGAG tttCATTAGATGGCAAATGGTTTAGTATGTACAATGTCATTTCCTTTGAAGCAAGAAATGACCTAACTTTCTTAACTCAAGAGTTGAAGGAGAAGGACATG GCCCTTGTGATACGTTTGGAAGATGGTGGTTTCCTTGTACTTCTTCATTCATCTAATTTCCTCTCCTACGAAG GTGCAGGCACGGATAAAGCCTTCGCTCTTCAAGGAATGTTTGTTTATTCTGAATCCAGAACTGTGCCAAGAG AGACCAAGAGTGGATACCGTAAGGCTACAGTTTCATCTGAGGTTCTTCAAGTTCTCCCTGCCCTGAATTATGCTGAATTAGAAATGGAGAAGTGTCCTCCGAAGCAAAACGAGGAGCCCCTTGGCGTAATGGAGAAACATTTGCAGAACTTTGCTGCTCTTATTTTTCCAGGGCTAACTAGCAGCCCTAGTAGGGAGGCTAGTATGTTTCCCGATCAGTATGATGTACCTGATGGTTTTCCTCTCGTTGCCCCAAAGTGGACAGAACAGACGGGAGATCGCCTCAAGACATATTTAGAAAGTCCAAGCAGTTTTCAAATTCCAGTGGCGAGGGCACTGGAACTCCTTGCCGCTGGAAAACAGCAGCGCAGCGATGATCAGGACGATGATGATGTCTATTACTATATATCATCACCCGAGGCCCCTCAGACTCCTGCTGACATTGTTTTGGAAAGAGATTTGCCTAATGAAACTGATCATTCAACTTGCAGGAATGTTTCTGATGAGGCGAAAGAAACAGCTGAGCAGCAAGCTGAAACAGAAAAGACTGTAGCTGCCGAACTGCCCCATGGTGCTTCGATGGAGGAAGTCAGCACACCTGGGGCAGCAGTCATTGCAACACCTGATGATAACCTAGGTGAAAGGACAGACCCTTCACCCACGTCAGGTGACCTCCCTACAGAACACTATGCTCAGATTGTTCATGCAGTTAACACTGCTCAGGACAGTGAGAAAACATCCGAGTGTGCCTCAGTCGAGGACACATGCGGCGGAGAGGAGTTTTCCGGGGCGATTTTGAAAGAAACTGTTCAGACCACCAGTGTGGCGTTGTCATCCACAGAAATTGGAGATGATTCCTCGACTCTGACATCGAATGCTGAGATGGAGGTTGATCAGTCAAAGAAAGTAGACAGTTTGTCAGACGTGCTCCCTAAGGTTGGAGGTCAGATACCTGTCGCAGACAAAGTCCTACAGGAAGCCGACCTTCCAACATCCATTTCACCTCCTACTACATCAATAAACCGGACTGAAGCATTAATTAAAGATTGTACAGAAGTACAGCCAGAGGCAACTACCAGTGTTCCTTCTGAGGCGAAATCTGTGCCAAACCGGCGTggaaagaggagaaggaggaaAAGTTTAAAACGCAAAACTCATAGAGTCAGTCAAATCACAACCTCACTTCCAAACACTACTTTACCTGTCTGTCCTTCGACAGAAGCCACTCCTGAAGAGAGTACCAATAGTGACGCAACACAGTCCTCACCCAGCACACTGAAAAAAGATTGGCGTTCTCTCCCAAGGCGCAAGAGGAACTGGAATGCTGATACCAATATGAAGCGGACATTGAGGTCAGACTTGAAAAACACTGAAGCACCGTATGATCAAAATGGTGAAACTGAGAAAAATACCACAATCACAGAACCTACTATTGCAGGAAACGTTATGCCCAGTACACCAAAACGAAAAATGGAAGGAATTAATATGAGAGAACGATATGGCCTGAAGACAATAATCACAGACTGTGGCTTTGTCTTCGTCCCCCATGGCTCAGAAGTTGCTCCTGGAGACATCAAGTCGAACGAAAATAAGCAAGCTCAAGAATCATCTTCAGTTACACCTAACAGCCCTTCAGGGGAGAAGCCAACAACTACACCAACACACGATAACCCTCAGCCATCAGAAATGGAAAACAGAG GTTACAACAATTTTGACAACTTCCCCCCTAATGAAACagttaaacaagccaaccaacggCTCGTATCTGAGCCAGTAGAGAGTAGGGTAGAAGGAAAGCGTATTAGTTCTGATGGCCAGAGCAATAAAGAGGAAGCGGCTGTTGGTGTGCCTGCACCTTCAGATGCTCTTAATCTTCTGGCTGATTTGGCCCTCAGAGTAAATAGAGACAAAATGTTGCCTAACCTGGGAGAAAAACACCTTGGAACCAAGACCACTAGCTCGCACCTAAGAGTCCTTCATCTGTTGCGAGACCGCAACCCCAAGTTAAAATTACCTCCTAAATCTCCTTGTCCAGAGGGTCTTGTTGTGACTGGGGATTTGATATTCGAGATATCAAAAGAGCATTCTTACTCACAGCCCACCTCTCTGCCGTCAGGTTTGACAGGCATATGCCCCCAGGTTCAACCTCCAGTTGAATGTGTCGCGTCTCGTCTGTCCATGAAATCTGACCTTCTACTGAAGTTTCCTGATCTCACTAGTTATCCAGGCTATCGTAATAAAGGAAGCAAAAATGGATGGAAATTTCTTCCAACTTTAAGTCCATCAGCCCCAGCTGCTGTCAAGGCCAAAGTATGGAGTTCTCTGTTTCTTCGCTGTCGGAGCTTCACTGAAAAGGAGGGCTCCATTCAAGTGACAAGGCATTGGAAAGAAAATTATGATTTCAAATTTGACAGCAAGTTCACAAATGACAAGCTAGACAAATGCGTGACAAGAGCGCTGCATGG CAAATGGGATTTCAGCATTGAAGACAGTTATGAACAGGTGCATCTCATCTTCCATATGTGGATAGGCCTGTTCTACAGTAAACCCACTTCCAGATTCTTTCATTTCCATAACGGCTGTCCAACAGTGGAAAGAAAAAATCCTGAAAAGGTGTTACAGTGTGCTATTAACAAGTCCACACCGCCGTCTGATGCTGATTTGACCTCAAAGGAGGATAAACCAGCTTCATTAAATCCTGTATCAGATGCCCTTGACCTTTCAGTGAAAGTGTCTGGAGCTGTGGATCACTGCACCACTGAAAAGGATCCTACACCTAGTTCTGGTGTAGGATCCGGACTGGATCATGTGAGCAAAAATAAAGAGGCAGCTATTAAACCAAGTTTAGACTATTCTCCCAGTGTTCAATCAGGAGGCGTTCTTACG GATTACAGATCGCCTGTGGAGCCCTTGGATGAAAATTCTGCGCCTGATTCTAATGACTGCAGTGAGACAGAGGATGATACGACGGATGCCACTGAAAGCTCTTGCACACAACTCTTGGAGCACAATAGTGCATACAGTCAATTGTGTGACCAAGCGTCAAACATGAGATTAAATGAACATAAATTGTTCAGTGTGCAAAAGAATGAACTTGTCAGCAAGGATCCATCTTCATCAAAGACCACGAACCAAACAAGTGCTAATACGAATTGCACTGAGACAAAAAACGTGTACGTGTTCCACCAGATTGGCGGGCCTCTCAGGCCTCCGACTCTTTCAAAAGTGCATGATTCCTTCCATGGAAGAAAAATCATCAAGTCATTGGCCTTTAAGGATAAGCACAAAGATGAAGCCTCTGTATCAGTGCACAGTGAGAGTGTATCCAAAGACGAGCAGTGTAAAGCAGGAGGTAATGAGGAAAAACCTGAAAGCGCATCAGTGTGCGCGCACTCTGGTAATAAGAATGAGTGTGCACTTAAAAACAAGACAGGAAGCTGTTCTGTCATTTCTGTTCCCGCGAATGATGAAAATGATGCAAAAATTGAAGATAAATCTGTGCTTCTTGGCAAAGATGAAACACCTGTGGTCATTCATGATGTGAGTAATAGTCCAAAGGAGAAATGTGTGTCTGGTGAGAGTAGTAATAAGGTAAAGTGTAATGACATGGTTGACACACGGACGGATGTGCTTGACGTAAGTAACAAGACAAAGCAGGAGGTCAAATCTGTAATAGATGACACACCGAGCCATGACGCAAATGAGACCATACTTGTGGAGATGCATGTTAATGACAAAGCAGCAGAGAAGGTTGGACCTGTACCTGATGTCAGAGATGAAATTCCTTCAGATATACCTGACGTGGATCATAAAACTAAGGAGGAAGTTAAATCTGTAAGTCACGCCTGGAGTGATGCCCCTGGAGAAGTGCTTGTTGATGATAAGACAAAGGACAAAGTACCACCTGTATCTGTTGAAGATGACCCATCTACGGATGTACCTGAAGGGATTAAATCAAAGGAGGTGGTTAAACCTGTGAGCGACAACACAAGTTCAGATGATGTCAGAAATGACACGTGTGTTAACGATGAGACAAACGAGGTTCCAGCAGTGACTGATAGCAAAGATATCACATCAGTGTATGATGGAGAAAATACTCCTCATGGTGTGTGTGATGATGAAGATGGTGGTGGTAATGCCTCAGATGAAGTTAGTTCTCCAaacatcagagatgtgtctggagCTGTACTGGCTGAAGCCAAAGATAAGCTTGGTGTCATAGATGACATACCTGTAGATGTACAGGATGTGCATAACACAAACAAGGAAGCCAGACCTGAGCTTGATGTCGGAGCTGATATGCCTGCAGATGTACAGGATGTGAATAACACAAACAAGGAAGCCAAATCTGCGCTTGATGTCAGAGACGACACACCTGCAAACATACAGGATGTCAATGACCGTGCAAAGGATGAAGCCAAATGTCAGCCTGATGTCACAGACTGCAGCTCTGCGGATAGACAGCGTGATGTTGATGCAACGGAAGACATGGCAGTCCATGAAAAAGTGTATGCCGTTGAAGAACATGTGTCCGGGAAAGATGAAAGTAATACACGTGAAATAACTAATGAAAGTGAAAGAAAAGTAGCAGCAGAGCTCACTCATGACGCTGATATGGAACTGGACTCTGAGGAGCAGAACACTATTTATGATATGGATATCAGCGATGGTGAGGATTCAGAAAACGAAAATCAAGAAAAGGCGCCTGAGGTGAATGTCTCTGGTGGTGAAATTCTTCCTAAAGCGCTTGAGGAAGGCCCTGTAAAGCTGCACGAGGGTGAAATGGAAACCGTGGCAAGCAATTATTCATCTACAGAGCATGTGAGCTCAACATCTCCTATGTCGAAGGAAGACCGTAGCTCACCTGCTGTTGGTGGCACTTGCATTCCAACACAGAATGATAGTGAAAGCTCAATGCTTCATGACCCCATTGTGGTTCAACATGAGACACCTGAGGTCAATCAGTACAAACCCAGAAACGTGCCAGAATCATATGAAATAAAAGACTCTAACATCCAGGGCACAACCAAAGAAGCTGATGATTTAGCAATTTTAAATGCAAATAATGTTGGTTCAGGCAAAGATACTAGAATGCTAGAGGAGGACACTGACCAAATACCTCTTGTCTCCACAATTTGTGAGGGGTCTGCTGCTAAAAGGTTTGAGATGCATTACCATTTTGACAGCATGGATGCATCTCCACCAGCTCTGCAAATAGATTCTGAGGCTGAGATGAACAGCAGATGCTGTACTCCTACTCTGGATGAACCACCATACAGTCAAGGGACTGATGAACTTTCAAACCTTCAGGAAGTGAATTTAGAAGACATTTCTGAAACCGAGAGCTACTGTATAAATAAGGGCTCCACCAGTAAATGGTTAGTGCTTGATGGTTCTGAGGATTCGCATTCTGGAGTAGAGAAGTCTCCAGCTCACAACGAACAAATCTTCCCTCAGGAGCCTTGTTGGTCCCATAATAAGTACGATGACCCAGTCAAAGAGAGTGATGAAAGTAAAGCATTTTTAATTGATGAACATGTGCCCGAGGAGAACTTGGACTATTCTGACTACGATACAATTCCCAAACCTAGAACTACCAAAGAAATGAAGCCTCAGCAGGAGCAGTTTGGTAATTTCTTAGAGCAATATGAAGATGAGCAATATGAAGAGCTCCCTTCATCGTGGACACACACAGCGGAAGAAAACGATCTCGATGAATGGTATGCACATGATGAGGATACACATTACACAAACCGCGTTCCTGTCCACAGAGAAGTTGCATATAGGCCAAGACAGATTAAGACAGGGAGTAACTCCGTCGTCCCTGGTTGGGTACAAAGAACTCATTATTCAGCATCCAGTCCGGATGTGGATGAGCCAAATGAAAAAGTTCCTTCTTTTAGACATCGAGGAGGTGTATCTGAATCTAATGAGGAGTCTGAGAGTCATGGCTCAGAGCCTGTGCATTACGGTAAAAAGAAACGCAAGAGCAAGTTCTGCCAAAATGAGCGGGATGAAGACGACGACTTTAATGTGACCGTAGACTACAGCATACAAAAGACCTTTTCATGTCGCTCGGATCGATCAAGCGTATCAAGGACGCAAACATCTAGCCCAGATCAGCATAAAGGAGACAGCAAGCAGCCTTTTGACTGGCGTATATATTTCAGGAGAGGGGGAATATTTGAATCAAATGAAAGGAATGATGGACCAGTTCACGATCCACCTTCTTCTATCGTCACTGTGTTTGACAAGAAAGGGAATAGAGTAATATTTGAAAGTCCTTCCAGTCAAAAGCGATTATCAGGCATCCATGGTACGAGTCAGAGTGTGGAAGAACAGCGATCAACATCTGACACCAAGTCTTTATTGGAACTTGAGTATCTTATCTTTTCAGAGAGGATGACTTCTTTGCTCAAAAACTGCAAGACTACCTCCAGAGTGAAACCACACCACAGACCCAATATCAGCCCTGTTGAAAACCCTATGACCATTCAATTTTCAAGACTTGATGAGCAGAACAGCTTGCCCGCACTTGATCAGCCCTGGCCAACTCTTTCTAAGTTTAAGATAAACGTGGACATGTCTGAAAGGAAGGCCTCGAAGAAAACTGCAAAGCACACTAAGCCCTTGCATctccaaagccttttctgtgaaaGAGGCACTGAAGCAACTTGCTCCAAGTTATCAGACATAACCAAAGAATGTTCAAAGTCTTACCACACGATGATGAATGACATTTGCATTGGCAAGACTATCCCTCATCAGAATGACGAGTTGAAAAGAAAATGGGATGCTGAGCATGCTACAACTAGCAAACAGTCTGGATTCTGTGGTCGCATCAAAAAGGACATGTTTGATCATCTGCATGATAATTTAAACTCTGTTGTGAGGCAAGCGTGCAAGAACAAGTACAAGTTCTACATCTTGGTTACATCAGCGGACCCCTTTTTTGAGGAAACCAAG GATCTGTTGGAAGCTGAGGGCCACACTGCAGTTGAGCCTTATCAGTTTGACTTTGATGCCCATGGGAAAACTCCTCTCCTCATTATCCTGAGAAACGAGGATGTTGCAGAACACATATTTCAG GTCCCATTTTTACTCGAGTTAAAGAAGTCATCCAGAGTTCTATTTGCGGGCATCGATCAGCCTGACGATGTTGTAAACCTCACACACCAAGAGCTTTTTGCCAAGGGAGGATTTGTGGTTTTTGATGAAACCGCCCTGGACACACTGAACTTGG AAAATATGAAAAAGATTGTAGGAATAATGGAAGAACTAGATAAAAAAGGGAAGTGGAAATGGTTTCTGCACTACAGAGACAGCCGCAAGCTTCGAGAAAGTGCAAG